A genomic stretch from Neodiprion fabricii isolate iyNeoFabr1 chromosome 3, iyNeoFabr1.1, whole genome shotgun sequence includes:
- the LOC124178605 gene encoding glia maturation factor beta, with translation MSSNVKVCDIEDDVKEELKKFRFRKNKNNAALILKVVRERQKICIDELLEDITIDELQDSLPGHQPRYIVYSYKMEHADGRLSYPMCFIYYTPRDSQMELQIMYAGTKLALQKEADLTRVYEVRELDELTEDWLKEKLSR, from the exons ATG TCTTCAAACGTGAAAGTATGCGACATCGAAGATGATGTCAAAgaggaattgaaaaagtttcgatttcgcaagaacaaaaataatgCTGCATTGATTC TTAAAGTGGTCAGAGAAAGGCAGAAAATTTGCATTGACGAGCTGCTAGAG GACATTACAATTGACGAGCTACAAGACTCGCTGCCCGGCCACCAGCCAAGATACATAGTATATAGTTACAAAATGGAACACGCGGATGGGAGACTGTCTTATCCGATGTGTTTTATCTACTACACTCCAAGAGATAGCCAAATGGAACTGCAGATTATGTATGCCGGGACAAAGTTAGCACTTCAAAAGGAAGCTGACCTCACTAGAGTCTACGAGGTACGAGAGTTGGATGAACTCACAGAAGACTGgcttaaagaaaaattaagcAGATAA
- the LOC124178603 gene encoding gamma-secretase subunit Aph-1, with translation MTVMEFFGCALLAFGPPLAMFTFTVAVEPIRIIILIASAFFWLIALLLSAILWYVVVPLQNELAFGLVFSVLFQEAFRFLLYWVLRNAERGLEKVTTAHVAESRHVFAYVCGLGFGVMSGAFALVNVLADAIGPGTMGLHQGSEYFFIVSATTTLCFILLHTFWGIIFFAALDRRSKAHLAWVVGSHLFASCMTLLNRYEIYAVSLISAYSVLVATVVIAFRIVGGKAENISRCFSLK, from the coding sequence ATGACAGTTATGGAGTTTTTCGGATGCGCCCTCCTAGCGTTTGGACCGCCGCTAGCGATGTTCACTTTTACCGTCGCCGTTGAAccgataagaataataattctcaTTGCCAGCGCCTTTTTCTGGCTGATAGCCCTCCTCCTCTCCGCTATTCTCTGGTACGTTGTTGTACCACTCCAGAACGAGCTCGCCTTCGGGCTTGTCTTCTCAGTGCTGTTTCAAGAGGCGTTTCGATTCCTGCTGTATTGGGTGCTGAGGAATGCCGAACGCGGCTTAGAGAAGGTGACGACTGCCCACGTCGCCGAAAGCAGACATGTCTTCGCCTATGTTTGCGGCTTGGGATTTGGAGTGATGAGTGGTGCCTTTGCCCTTGTTAATGTTCTCGCTGATGCGATCGGTCCAGGAACAATGGGGCTGCACCAAGGATCCGAGTATTTCTTCATAGTATCTGCAACCACGACGCTGTGCTTCATCCTTCTTCACACGTTCTGGGGGATTATATTCTTTGCTGCGCTGGACAGGCGAAGCAAAGCCCATCTTGCATGGGTCGTAGGATCTCATTTGTTCGCATCCTGCATGACTCTGCTTAATAGATATGAGATTTACGCTGTCAGCCTCATATCGGCTTACTCCGTCCTGGTTGCTACTGTAGTTATAGCATTCAGAATCGTCGGTGGAAAAGCGGAGAATATATCGAGATGCTTTTCACTGAAATGA
- the LOC124178599 gene encoding endoplasmic reticulum lectin 1 isoform X2, whose product MRMMFGFTDLRLHLIALITSNVICFVYGHDLKGFDDTVLFKINWPGKSATDLLEPTANAEPYFITTANNEQYHCLIPDTTEQEYDNGETYAGPNPIQILSTLFVQNSCSYRLESYWTYELCHGRYVRQYHEEREGKKVKVQEYYLGTFDKSQKAKLSAEYDEHAKNPNWKAQIPVQKVENVNMPYFEIEMSDGTMCDLTDKPRTIRVLYVCYPHGKHEIFSLKETSSCEYEAVVLSPLLCKHPDYKAQDSGENVIDCRPVDNAPKKPRSLVALEAESLKLRHEKVTDEKPQKIYAIFHVDKEGQDGETRFRVEVRPVEETSNVEETASSAVDQGVSPIDVSPIQNFLSGVNCLNGGNGWWKYEFCYGRTVNQYHIERDGTKTVVNLGKFDTKKHLEWIVAHPNKRPKPIAQRKQLSHFYSDGSTCDKTGKLRQTEVKLKCADNLTISPSSVSLYLLEPKTCEYILGVESPFICDILEFADENGLIGDTTVLNFDDMKTPFHQERDEMDERIANEDE is encoded by the exons atgagGATGATGTTCGGATTTACTGATCTCCGATTACACTTGATCGCTTTGATCACATCTAAcgttatttgttttgtttacGGCCACGATTTGAAGGGTTTCGACGATACGGTTCTATTCAAAATCAATTGGCCGGGGAAAAGTGCTACGGATTTACTG GAACCCACAGCAAATGCAGAACCCTACTTTATAACAACGGCAAACAATGAACAATACCACTGTTTGATACCTGATACTACGGAACAAGAATATGACAATGGAGAAACGTATGCTGGGCCTAATCCTATACAAATATTATCAACATTgttcgttcaaaattcatgcTCGTATCGG TTAGAATCGTATTGGACTTATGAGCTTTGCCACGGTAGATATGTGCGCCAGTACCACgaggagagagaaggaaaaaaagttaaagtcCAAGAGTATTATCTTGGAACGTTTGACAAATCACAGAAAGCTAAACTATCTGCAGAATACGATGAACATGCCAAGAATCCGAACTGGAAAGCACAAATACCGGTTCAAAAGGTGGAAAATGTAAACATGCCGTATTTCGAAATCGAGATGTCAGATGGGACGATGTGCGACTTGACTGATAAACCAAGGACGATAAGAGTTTTGTACGTTTGCTATCCACATGGGAAACACGAAATCTTCTCGTTGAAAGAAACTTCGTCCTGCGAGTACGAGGCTGTTGTTTTATCCCCGTTACTCTGCAAGCACCCTGATTACAAAGCGCAAGACAGTGGAGAAAACGTGATTGACTGTAGACCTGTTGATAACGCTCCAAAGAAACCCAGGTCTCTAGTTGCTTTAGAAGCTGAAAGCCTGAAACTCAGACATGAGAAAGTTACG GATGAAAAGCCGCAGAAAATCTATGCGATCTTCCATGTAGATAAGGAGGGCCAG GATGGAGAAACGCGGTTCAGAGTTGAAGTCCGCCCAGTAGAGGAAACAAGTAATGTTGAAGAGACTGCAAGTTCGGCCGTAGATCAGGGTGTTAGTCCAATCGATGTTAGCccaattcaaaattttttaagcgGCGTAAACTGTTTAAATGGG GGTAATGGTTGGTGGAAATACGAGTTTTGCTATGGTCGTACGGTAAATCAATATCACATAGAGCGAGATGGTACAAAAACTGTGGTTAATCTTGGTAAATTCGACACAAAGAAGCATCTGGAGTGGATCGTAGCGCACCCAAATAAAAGGCCAAAACCTATCGCACAGAGAAAGCAATTGTCTCATTTCTACAGTGACGGTAGCACCTGTGATAAAACTGGGAAGCTCAGACAAACGGAA GTGAAACTCAAATGCGCTGACAACCTGACAATCAGTCCGTCCAGCGTGTCCTTATACTTACTCGAGCCAAAAACTTGTGAGTATATTCTTGGAGTTGAGTCGCCATTCATATGTGACATTTTGGAGTTTGCCGACGAGAATGGGCTGATTGGTGATACAActgtattaaattttgatGATATGAAAACCCCATTTCACCAAGAGAGAGATGAGATGGATGAGAGGATAGCTAATGAAGACGAATAG
- the LOC124178599 gene encoding endoplasmic reticulum lectin 1 isoform X1 has product MRMMFGFTDLRLHLIALITSNVICFVYGHDLKGFDDTVLFKINWPGKSATDLLEPTANAEPYFITTANNEQYHCLIPDTTEQEYDNGETYAGPNPIQILSTLFVQNSCSYRLESYWTYELCHGRYVRQYHEEREGKKVKVQEYYLGTFDKSQKAKLSAEYDEHAKNPNWKAQIPVQKVENVNMPYFEIEMSDGTMCDLTDKPRTIRVLYVCYPHGKHEIFSLKETSSCEYEAVVLSPLLCKHPDYKAQDSGENVIDCRPVDNAPKKPRSLVALEAESLKLRHEKVTSTLQKLNRLFLAQDEKPQKIYAIFHVDKEGQDGETRFRVEVRPVEETSNVEETASSAVDQGVSPIDVSPIQNFLSGVNCLNGGNGWWKYEFCYGRTVNQYHIERDGTKTVVNLGKFDTKKHLEWIVAHPNKRPKPIAQRKQLSHFYSDGSTCDKTGKLRQTEVKLKCADNLTISPSSVSLYLLEPKTCEYILGVESPFICDILEFADENGLIGDTTVLNFDDMKTPFHQERDEMDERIANEDE; this is encoded by the exons atgagGATGATGTTCGGATTTACTGATCTCCGATTACACTTGATCGCTTTGATCACATCTAAcgttatttgttttgtttacGGCCACGATTTGAAGGGTTTCGACGATACGGTTCTATTCAAAATCAATTGGCCGGGGAAAAGTGCTACGGATTTACTG GAACCCACAGCAAATGCAGAACCCTACTTTATAACAACGGCAAACAATGAACAATACCACTGTTTGATACCTGATACTACGGAACAAGAATATGACAATGGAGAAACGTATGCTGGGCCTAATCCTATACAAATATTATCAACATTgttcgttcaaaattcatgcTCGTATCGG TTAGAATCGTATTGGACTTATGAGCTTTGCCACGGTAGATATGTGCGCCAGTACCACgaggagagagaaggaaaaaaagttaaagtcCAAGAGTATTATCTTGGAACGTTTGACAAATCACAGAAAGCTAAACTATCTGCAGAATACGATGAACATGCCAAGAATCCGAACTGGAAAGCACAAATACCGGTTCAAAAGGTGGAAAATGTAAACATGCCGTATTTCGAAATCGAGATGTCAGATGGGACGATGTGCGACTTGACTGATAAACCAAGGACGATAAGAGTTTTGTACGTTTGCTATCCACATGGGAAACACGAAATCTTCTCGTTGAAAGAAACTTCGTCCTGCGAGTACGAGGCTGTTGTTTTATCCCCGTTACTCTGCAAGCACCCTGATTACAAAGCGCAAGACAGTGGAGAAAACGTGATTGACTGTAGACCTGTTGATAACGCTCCAAAGAAACCCAGGTCTCTAGTTGCTTTAGAAGCTGAAAGCCTGAAACTCAGACATGAGAAAGTTACG TCTACTCtccaaaaattgaatcgaCTCTTTCTTGCGCAGGATGAAAAGCCGCAGAAAATCTATGCGATCTTCCATGTAGATAAGGAGGGCCAG GATGGAGAAACGCGGTTCAGAGTTGAAGTCCGCCCAGTAGAGGAAACAAGTAATGTTGAAGAGACTGCAAGTTCGGCCGTAGATCAGGGTGTTAGTCCAATCGATGTTAGCccaattcaaaattttttaagcgGCGTAAACTGTTTAAATGGG GGTAATGGTTGGTGGAAATACGAGTTTTGCTATGGTCGTACGGTAAATCAATATCACATAGAGCGAGATGGTACAAAAACTGTGGTTAATCTTGGTAAATTCGACACAAAGAAGCATCTGGAGTGGATCGTAGCGCACCCAAATAAAAGGCCAAAACCTATCGCACAGAGAAAGCAATTGTCTCATTTCTACAGTGACGGTAGCACCTGTGATAAAACTGGGAAGCTCAGACAAACGGAA GTGAAACTCAAATGCGCTGACAACCTGACAATCAGTCCGTCCAGCGTGTCCTTATACTTACTCGAGCCAAAAACTTGTGAGTATATTCTTGGAGTTGAGTCGCCATTCATATGTGACATTTTGGAGTTTGCCGACGAGAATGGGCTGATTGGTGATACAActgtattaaattttgatGATATGAAAACCCCATTTCACCAAGAGAGAGATGAGATGGATGAGAGGATAGCTAATGAAGACGAATAG
- the LOC124178599 gene encoding endoplasmic reticulum lectin 1 isoform X3 — MRMMFGFTDLRLHLIALITSNVICFVYGHDLKGFDDTVLFKINWPGKSATDLLEPTANAEPYFITTANNEQYHCLIPDTTEQEYDNGETYAGPNPIQILSTLFVQNSCSYRLESYWTYELCHGRYVRQYHEEREGKKVKVQEYYLGTFDKSQKAKLSAEYDEHAKNPNWKAQIPVQKVENVNMPYFEIEMSDGTMCDLTDKPRTIRVLYVCYPHGKHEIFSLKETSSCEYEAVVLSPLLCKHPDYKAQDSGENVIDCRPVDNAPKKPRSLVALEAESLKLRHEKVTDGETRFRVEVRPVEETSNVEETASSAVDQGVSPIDVSPIQNFLSGVNCLNGGNGWWKYEFCYGRTVNQYHIERDGTKTVVNLGKFDTKKHLEWIVAHPNKRPKPIAQRKQLSHFYSDGSTCDKTGKLRQTEVKLKCADNLTISPSSVSLYLLEPKTCEYILGVESPFICDILEFADENGLIGDTTVLNFDDMKTPFHQERDEMDERIANEDE, encoded by the exons atgagGATGATGTTCGGATTTACTGATCTCCGATTACACTTGATCGCTTTGATCACATCTAAcgttatttgttttgtttacGGCCACGATTTGAAGGGTTTCGACGATACGGTTCTATTCAAAATCAATTGGCCGGGGAAAAGTGCTACGGATTTACTG GAACCCACAGCAAATGCAGAACCCTACTTTATAACAACGGCAAACAATGAACAATACCACTGTTTGATACCTGATACTACGGAACAAGAATATGACAATGGAGAAACGTATGCTGGGCCTAATCCTATACAAATATTATCAACATTgttcgttcaaaattcatgcTCGTATCGG TTAGAATCGTATTGGACTTATGAGCTTTGCCACGGTAGATATGTGCGCCAGTACCACgaggagagagaaggaaaaaaagttaaagtcCAAGAGTATTATCTTGGAACGTTTGACAAATCACAGAAAGCTAAACTATCTGCAGAATACGATGAACATGCCAAGAATCCGAACTGGAAAGCACAAATACCGGTTCAAAAGGTGGAAAATGTAAACATGCCGTATTTCGAAATCGAGATGTCAGATGGGACGATGTGCGACTTGACTGATAAACCAAGGACGATAAGAGTTTTGTACGTTTGCTATCCACATGGGAAACACGAAATCTTCTCGTTGAAAGAAACTTCGTCCTGCGAGTACGAGGCTGTTGTTTTATCCCCGTTACTCTGCAAGCACCCTGATTACAAAGCGCAAGACAGTGGAGAAAACGTGATTGACTGTAGACCTGTTGATAACGCTCCAAAGAAACCCAGGTCTCTAGTTGCTTTAGAAGCTGAAAGCCTGAAACTCAGACATGAGAAAGTTACG GATGGAGAAACGCGGTTCAGAGTTGAAGTCCGCCCAGTAGAGGAAACAAGTAATGTTGAAGAGACTGCAAGTTCGGCCGTAGATCAGGGTGTTAGTCCAATCGATGTTAGCccaattcaaaattttttaagcgGCGTAAACTGTTTAAATGGG GGTAATGGTTGGTGGAAATACGAGTTTTGCTATGGTCGTACGGTAAATCAATATCACATAGAGCGAGATGGTACAAAAACTGTGGTTAATCTTGGTAAATTCGACACAAAGAAGCATCTGGAGTGGATCGTAGCGCACCCAAATAAAAGGCCAAAACCTATCGCACAGAGAAAGCAATTGTCTCATTTCTACAGTGACGGTAGCACCTGTGATAAAACTGGGAAGCTCAGACAAACGGAA GTGAAACTCAAATGCGCTGACAACCTGACAATCAGTCCGTCCAGCGTGTCCTTATACTTACTCGAGCCAAAAACTTGTGAGTATATTCTTGGAGTTGAGTCGCCATTCATATGTGACATTTTGGAGTTTGCCGACGAGAATGGGCTGATTGGTGATACAActgtattaaattttgatGATATGAAAACCCCATTTCACCAAGAGAGAGATGAGATGGATGAGAGGATAGCTAATGAAGACGAATAG
- the LOC124178602 gene encoding mitochondrial import receptor subunit TOM40 homolog 2-like: MGLVYATANKPRETTVLEPDESPSPCVPCSRHHEPEVPCIPCISDPRPGNPGTLQEIHKKVKDLYPRNFEGAKLLVKKTLSSHFDVAHTITLSSVTPSGYKFGASYIGTKRIGETEKYPVAIGDIMPNGNMTADFVHTIGCRVRAKIAAQIADNKYRACSSTLEYRSDDFTVSLTLANPHFAKQHGTLVLHYLQSITSRIALGAEVACHRGLGIPGGQQTIMSAAFRYSTGYTTLSATLGEAGLHVCYHRKNSQQLQMGVEMELNMRTHESIATVLYQFDLPQADLIFRASVNSETTVAAVLEKKLFPIPASLVMSGMLNHTKQQFRVGLGLNIG; this comes from the coding sequence ATGGGTTTGGTGTATGCAACAGCGAATAAACCCAGGGAAACAACCGTTCTTGAACCAGACGAATCTCCGAGTCCATGTGTACCTTGTTCGAGACATCACGAGCCAGAAGTGCCATGCATCCCCTGCATATCCGACCCGCGTCCAGGGAATCCGGGGACCCTGCAAGAGATACACAAAAAGGTGAAGGACCTGTATCCCCGGAATTTTGAGGGAGCTAAATTGTTGGTAAAGAAAACACTGAGCAGCCACTTTGATGTAGCACACACAATTACCCTGAGCTCGGTAACACCATCGGGTTACAAATTCGGGGCCTCTTACATAGGCACAAAAAGAATTggggaaacagaaaaatatccTGTCGCCATCGGAGATATAATGCCCAATGGGAACATGACCGCTGACTTTGTTCACACGATTGGCTGTAGAGTTAGAGCAAAGATCGCTGCCCAAATAGCTGACAACAAATACAGAGCCTGCAGCTCGACCTTGGAATACAGGTCCGATGATTTTACGGTCTCGCTCACCTTGGCTAATCCACATTTTGCCAAGCAGCACGGAACGCTAGTGTTGCACTACCTGCAGTCCATAACATCCAGGATCGCATTAGGTGCAGAAGTCGCTTGTCACAGGGGATTGGGAATCCCTGGTGGTCAGCAGACCATTATGTCTGCAGCATTCAGATACAGTACTGGGTATACCACTCTGTCGGCTACTTTGGGAGAAGCAGGTCTCCACGTATGTTACCATCGAAAGAATAGCCAGCAACTACAGATGGGTGTTGAAATGGAGCTGAATATGAGAACCCACGAGTCTATAGCCACTGTACTTTATCAATTTGATCTCCCTCAAGCCGATCTAATTTTTAGAGCAAGCGTTAACAGTGAGACTACGGTGGCGGCAGTATTGGAAAAGAAACTGTTTCCTATCCCAGCCTCGCTGGTTATGAGCGGCATGTTAAACCACACCAAGCAACAATTCAGAGTAGGTCTGGGACTTAATATCGGGTAG